In Fragaria vesca subsp. vesca linkage group LG5, FraVesHawaii_1.0, whole genome shotgun sequence, the genomic stretch ATATGAGTAGATAATTTCTGCAAATTTTCAGAAAATTTGGTGATCGTTAAGTCATCCAAATGAGGATTTATTTTTAATAATATTGAACGGTGTAGGTTTGACATAAGTGTTAAGTTTTTTGTTTTAATCTCAACCATTCAAGCCCATTAAAAAACAGATCTAATGGTGTGGATCTATCCCTAGAAATGAACAAAAAAGGGATCCCTTATTAGAAGGGCCATGTTTATATATATATATATATATATATATACAGTTCATATCCAGAGCGAAGCTTCACTTTGAAATTAAAGTGTGAAGTTCCTTATTTGACTCACTTCTCGGTCATATTTCCACATCTCTACCGTTCAGTTTGTAGAACATAATGCATAGATCACTTTTGTTAAGTTTCATCCAAATTGGTAATCGTTAAGGTACCGAATTAGATTAAATTAATGAACGGACCATAAATCTGTCTATTCATAACTGTTTGTGTAAATAACGATTATAAAAACCCAAACGATCATCAAATTCAATGAAACTTGGCAGAAGTGATCTATGCATTATGTTCTACAAACTGAACGGTGGAAATGTGAAAATATNNNNNNNNNNNNNNNNNNNNNNNNNNNNNNNNNNNNNNNNNNNNNNNNNNNNNNNNNNNNNNNNNNNNNNNNNNNNNNNNNNNNNNNNNNNNNNNNNNNNACACGTCTGGGAGCAGGTGGCAAACAAATGACTCAATTACAGTTTTGCAATTTAACATTACAGTTTTGCAATTTAACATGAATTGGGGGTCATGGGGGCACGTTTTGCAATTTAACATGAATTGGGGGGCAAAAACCAATTAAGCAAAGATATGAACAGTGTTAGTTGCCTAATGCTTTGGTATATAGAATGAGTTGCCAACTAATTTCGTGTTTTAGTTCTCTCTTTCTTTTTTTTTTTTTTAGTAATATCGGTGTTTTCTCTTAATTGAAGTGCTCATGTCGCGATTATTGGTGATTTGAATTGCTAAAGCATTTTTGTAGAATGCCATCTGGGAACTCTGCACTTATTCTTTTGAGCTGGAAAGGTCCTTACTAACAACAGTTCTTGTTCACAGTTGATTAACATCTGGACTGAAAAAAAATGCAGGTCTCAAAATAGAAGGGAGAAAAATGGTTAAATGGAAGTAAAAACTATTCAAAACAAAACAGAGATACTCGCATTAAAATTTATCAAACATTATTTAAGTAGCCAATCCAAGTTGACGTTTTCATCGACCAGCTTCATACGGAGGTTTGGGAGATGGGGTAAGAAGGGTTCCCATAGATTGATTGTGTCTGCATCACATACCACTTTCTGTAACTTCTCAAGATCCATAACTGATGGAGGCAGTTCTCTCAATCTCGAACACATTCTCATGTTGATGTTTTCTAAACTGCTCAGTCCACCAAAGTCTTCAGGCAATTCCCGAATGCTGAAGCAATCAGCCATGTCAAGAAACTTTAGCTTCTTTAGGTTCGTACTTGAGTTTGGCAACATTGTCAAGTCTGTACAAGACCTTAGCCTCAATATTTCTAAATTGTCCAGATTTCCAATCTCTTCCGGCAAGGCAGATAGCTTATGCGAGTTGGTGATACTGAGCATCTTTAGGTTAACCAGAGCACAAAGCACGGCAGGCAACTCCACCAAATCATTACAGTAGTCAATGTTCATTTCCTGTAAACATGGCAATGCAGCTGAGATTTGAAGGGAACAATTGCTGAAAGCTTGACCAACCTTGCACATGAATAGAGATATCTTCGTCACACTCTTCAACTCTATTAGATTCTTGGTTATGGAAGAAATTGAAATGCGCTCTAATCTGATTTTCTTCAGATTTGTTGAAGAACCCAGCAGTTGAATGTTACACAATTCAGCAGGTATGATACCATTATTTGTGACTATTAAAACCTTCAGTTCGTCCATCTTGACCACAAATTCTGGTAAAGCATAGTTCTGTGTGTTAAAATTCAAAACTAGAACTTCAACCGCTGCCAATTCAATGTTGTGCAAATCTGTCGAGAACACTCCATCTGCAAACAATAAGCTTTATGATATGAGTGAGGGAGAAATTGAATGTAAGAGAATCTATTTGCATGAATCCCTATTTGTGTGTCCTGTGCACATTGCTGCTTATGTATGAGTACATAAAAGCAAGTGCTTGTGTGCAAGTACTTGCTAAAGAGAGAGATGGACAACCAGAGGAGATAGATAATAGGCGGGCCTTGATGGGTTTTTGTTCTGTGTAGCATTTGGGTAGATTGTCTCCCCATTTGTCTATGATCCGTCTTTTATAATCCGGGTCTAGCTTTGGCTGGTAGATAGCCAACTGTCTAAGCAAATCATGCTGAGTAACAAAGTGGTCAGTGTAGTACCCATCTGCCTGCATCTTCTCCTTTCTGTGATCAAAAACTTCGTTTGCTTACAAGAAACTACTTGAAATTACTTCCACATACATAATGCAATAGAGAATTATGGTAAGGATCTCTTCATGAATGTATACAAACCTGAGGCAGATTATAATATATGAAAAACAAAGTTGTTTGCTTACCTTGTAATTCGAAGATTAGCCAGACTTCGATCAACGAGCTTGTGGAGATTGTTAATGGACTCAAAATCTTTTAGCTGATATAACTCCGCCCACATATCAATGAGAGCAGCGGCAGGGATTGTTTGGTCTTCAGGAAATGAACCGAGGTCTAAGAAGCATTCCCTCAAGCTATCACCTTCTTCATTTAAGGCATCTAAACAACTCTGAAGGCCATGTAGCAAAGAAGTCTCAGAATCAAGAATAGAAGCACCTTTTAGTGAAGATGCTGTACTCAGCCAACACTCTACCGATTTTTGACAAAGAGATCGTCCAACCACTGTAATGGCAAGTGGAGAACTTTTGTAATGCTTTACTATCTGCAGATTGATTGTCCAAATGATGTCAATTACCATGCAGTCCAAATAGTTCGAGTTTGTGAACACACATTTCTATGGTTTCATGAAGAAAATAGTTTAAAATTACCATATAAGTATGTTATGCTTTGACAGGGACTAAGATATCATCCATATAAGTATCTATGTTATGCTTTGACAGAGACTAGGAAATCACCTCTCTCACAATATCTTCAGGAATGTCATCACTCCTATCTCCCAGGAATGCTGCATGTTTGAAAAGAGTTGTTGCATCTTCAACCTTCAACGCATCTAGACTATGTCGATAACCAAATGGAAATCTAAATCTTGATGTCACCAAAATCTTGGAATTTGGCAATTTGATATCAACAAAATTCTGAAGAAGGGATACCGATCCAGACCAAACATCATCCAGGACAAAAAGTACAGGATTCTCTCCTACTGCCGTCAGGAAACTCTTTAGCCACTTACCCACATCAAGTCCGTTGGGCAAAGTAGGTATTTCAGAACCTTTGCTGAGATATAGTTCTCGTACTACAAGCTCATCGGACTTCTTTGAGACGGTGACAAAGAAGATATTGTCCTTAAATTTGTCTGCCAAATAAGAAAGCTGTTACCAAGAGACCATCATAGAAATCTGTCTACAACCATCCAAACAATTACACACTTAGCTAATGACAAAGACCTGAGGTTATAACAAGTAATATCTCAACCTAATTCCAGGCCGAACATATGCAATCAGTAACTACTATTTTTCTTATCAGATAAGAGTGGAAAAATGAGTAATGCAGTTATCTTAAAAAAGGTAGAAAACACAATCTGATCATGAAGCTAAATTCAGTAAATTGGCAAGGTTCCTGTTCACAATAATGATCCCTATCAAATATATCAATGCATGTAGCTAGTAGCTACCAATTAAAACTCTCCAACTGTTGAAGTAAAAATCAAGACAAAATAACAAGCTGCATATAGGACAGAAACTTTGAATCCAATAACACAGTGTTGAAACAACAGCTCGATCATTACATAATACGAAGTTCTATAGTCAATGTTAATGCTGATACATTGGGTAACTTCAGCAATGATAGTATGATACCTTTAACATACAAGAAAACATAAACCTATATGGCTATATAACTGTTAAAGCAATTATTAACTAAATGAAAGAACAAACTATATATATCAGCAATGGGGAAAAGAGTTTCACAAAAGATTAGATAAGTGAAAGATGTGAACGTTTGCAGGTCCACTATACAAATAAAATTGAAGTCAAAATTCAAATTACTACTAGAATTAACAGTTTATTAGCAAGTATGTATACTTCATCAAATTGAGGGGAACAGAAAGAAACTGATATTCTACCTTTGACTTCGGAATCTTCACAAAACTCAATTGCTAAAGTGGTTTTCCCACATCCTCCTGCAGCAGTGAGCACAAGCATTGTTACCGTCTCATCTTTAAGAAGCTTGGTCTTCAATACCCTCAAAGGCATTTCCATTCCAACTGTAAATGTTGCACCTACAGGTACTGCACACCAACCATGGACCGGGTTCTTATTGTGTACCAAAATGTCCAAAATCCGATGTATCACTGTCTCTATATTTTTCACATCCCTTGCTTCTTGCACTTTCAGTATATCATACAAACTCCCAAGGGAGCTCTTTAATCCATGAAGTTGGTTAGTGTATTTAATAGTTTTGCAAATATTCCACCACCTAACCTCAGAGCAATTGTGAATCAGCCGTGCGCCCTTTTGCATGTGTACTTTAAATCCTCTAAGTTCATTCTCTGGATGATCCAACACCTTATTGCTCTTTTCCATCTCCTCGATCAGTGGTTTCAAAGTTTCTATCGTCGAACGAAGATCCACGAGGAGAGGTTTAAACATCTTAGTCTTGACCACCACTTCCTTAATGACGTCATAAAGCGCAGAAAATGGTACTCCTATAGCACCCCCTTCAACAAGGTCCATTCTTGATTCTATACAACAACCTATCACCAAAATCGGAATTCTTAGTATTCAGTTAATCCAAACTTTTTTAGACAGCATAACCAACAAAATATGAGATGAACACAGGAAAACAAAAAAAATATGAGGGAAATGAATGATATAAGTATATCAATGTAGCAATTCCTAATCCAAACTCAGATTACCTATATATTGGTGATCAGGCTAGATACCCATACTAAGTGCTTGAGATAAACAATGCCCGCCACTCATAAAACTTCCAGACCAGAAATAAAAAAAACTTCTATTAGTTCAGCATATCATAATTCTAATCAAAACAAGAAGATCACAACAGAGCACAGTTTAGTATGCAAACACAAATTCTCTCTTACTCTGCAATTGGTGTCTCTTTCCAGAAATGCAAACAGCCTTGGTGGAGATGAAGTAGAACATGAGTTGGGAGTCCATTGACCAATTCACCCAAAGACTTAAACTTTTCTCTTACTTTGTAATTGGTGAAGTCCAGTGATGCAAATAAAAGCTTGGTAGAGGGGGACGTATTCAACGGGAAGCTCCGAAGTTTCAACTGCGAATCCATTGACTTGAGCATTGACTGACCCAGAAAGCTCCAAGTTAGAGGCCAATTTTTTTTGTTTTGTTTTTTTAACATATAGTTGGAGGCCATTGACTACGCAGTTTGCCAGGAAACTGAAAGACAGCAAATTTTTCGAGAAGATAAAAAAATAATAATGAAAAGGGTTTATGAGAATAATTAACCATTTTAATTTTCTTTTAAAGGGTGGATCCTTCAACCCCGATTCGGCCCACCAACATCCAACCGCCTAGACACGTAATGTCTCCGTCTAGCCCGCAACAAAGCCCATCCGCAATATTTTATTATTTTAATTTTCTATGAAAGCGTGGACCCCACAGCCCAATCCGGCCCACCATATCCAAACATCCGCACTATTTTTTTTATTTTTTATTTTTTGGTTTTTCTGGTAAAGTCTAAAACCCTAAACCCTTCATTTCTGATTGTGAATTTAAAAGCAGCTCAGCAATGAAATTGTTGAATGGGAAAATCTCCAAGTCCTTCCCTCCATTAAGCAATAAATCTTTCTTCAAATCAAACACTAAACACGGCCTGATCACCCGTCTATGCAAAGACAGGAAATTCAAAGAAGCCATACGCATTCTCTGTAACCAACACCGCTTACCCGAAGCAGTTCAGTTACTCACCCACATTGTCACACCCTCGTCTTCCCTATACTCCACCCTCATACACCATTGTCTTCAACACCGTGCTCTTGATCAGGCCAAACTTGTCCATTCCCACACAGAACTCTCCGGCTTCGACCCCGGCGTGTTCATTTCCAACCGTTTCATTGACTTGTACGCTAAATGCGGCAGTCTCGTGGATGCCCAGAAAGTGTTTGATGAAATGCCCGAGAGGGATTTGTGTTCTTGGAACACTATGATTTCCGGGTATGCGAAACTGGGGAAGCTTGGTGACGCTAGTAAGCTGTTTGATGAAATGCCTCAGAGAGATAATTTCTCCTGGACGGCGATGATTTCCGGGTACGTGCGGCACAAAAGGCCTGATGAGGCTTTGGAGTTGTATAGGGTGATGCAGAAAGAAGAGAGTTCGAAGTCTAGTAAGTTCACTGTGTCTAGCGTTCTTGCTGCTTCTGCAGCTGTTCAGAGTTTGAGAATGGGGAAGGAGATTCATGGTTATATAATGCGGACTGGGTTGGATTTGGATGAGGTGGTTTGGAGTGCGTTGTCGGATATGTATGGGAAATGTGGGAGTATAGAGGAAGCTAGGCGTGTGTTCGATAAGATGGTGAATCGAGATGTTGTGACATGGACTGCGATGATGGGGAGATACTTTGAGGATGGGAAGAGGGAAGAGGGACTAGCATTGTTTTTGGAGCTGATGAGAACCGGGATTAGGCCTAATGAGTTCAAGTTTGCGGGGGTTTTGAATGCCTGCGCTGATCATGCTATTGAGAATCTGGGGAAGCAGGTACATGGATACATGACACGGATAGGATTTGACCTCTTTTCGTTTGCAGCAAGTGCCCTTGTTCATATGTATTCAAAATGTGGAAACACTGCTCACGCGTATATGGTGTTTAGAGGGATGCCTAGTCCAGATTTGGTTTCGTGGACTTCCCTCATTGTTGGATATGCTCAGAATGGTCAAGCTGACAAAGCTCTTCAGTTGTTTGAGTCACTACTTAAGTCTGGTACTCGGCCTGATCACGTAACATTTGTTGGTGTTCTTTCAGCTTGTACTCGTGCTTGATTAGTAGATAGAGGACTTGAGTATTTCCACTCTATTAAGGAAAAACATGGGTTAAAACATACTGCGGACCACTACGCGTGTGTAGTTGATTTGCTAGCCCGAGCTGGCCGGTTTGAAGAAGCCGAGGATATTATAAGTGAAATGCCTATGAAGCCTAGTAAGTTCTTGTGGGCCTCCTTAATTGGGGGTTGCAGAATTCATGGAAACGTGAAGCTGGCAAAGCAAGCTGCAGAGGCTTTGTTTGTGATAGAACCCGAGAATCTTGCTACTTATGTTACTCTGGCCAACATTTACGCTACTGCTGGTATGTGGAGTGAAGTAACAAATGTTAGAAAGAAAATGGATGAAAGTGGGATAACAAAGAAACCAGGTCTGAGTTGGATTGAGATCAAGAGAGAGATGCATGTTTTCATAGTTGGAGATCAGTCTCACCCCAGATACAATGAAATAGATCACTTCTTGAGTGAACTTTCAAAGAGGATGAAAGAAGAAGGGTATGTTCCTGACACAAAGTTTGTGCTACATGATGTTGAGGAGGAGCAGAAAGAGCAGAACCTCTCCTACCACAGCGAGAAGCTTGCAGTTGCATTCGGCATTATTTCTACTCCATCAGGGACTCCAATCAAGGTTTTTAAGAATTTGAGAACATGTGTAGATTGTCATAATGCATTTAAATTTATTTCCAAGATTTATAATAGAAAAATAATAGTGCGGGATTCAAATCGATTCCATTGTTTTGAGGATGGGAAGTGTTCATGTCTCGATTATTGGTGATTTGAATTGTGAAAGCATTTTTGTAGAATGCCATCTGGGAACTTTGCACTTGTTCGTATGAGCTGAAAAGGTCTATACTAACAGAAGTTCTAGTTCACAGTTGAATAACATCTGGACTGAAATACAACTGTACAGAAAGAGAATACTGAAGTTAAGAATCTTTTTCTTTGTAAATGAGTAAAGAAATTCAGTGTTCACTTTATTAGTTATTTTGAACAGAGGCATGTTATCACCTCTTTTTACAAGGAAATTTTCAGAGCTTTTGATTTTCTATATCTTCAGCTTTCGACATATACAAGGTTTTGGTTCATGGGGTCAAAATTTTAGTCTCTATACGTTCCTTGATCTCAAGCCAACATACACTATTTGAGCTCATCCACATCGAAGAACTTGTACGTTACAGCATACATCAGTACTGAGAAAGAGAGGAAAACCCTAGCGGTTATCAGCTTCAATTAGGCTCAAGACTGAAGGAGGGGGGCAATCCAAAGGATGAATACGGAGACCTACATCATGCCCCAAATTGGCAAGATTATATGCAACCTTGTTTTTCTCACGACGTATATGACGAATACTACAGTTCCAGTCACCAAAGATCCGAGTTCTGCAGTTTTGGTGCAGATTGTGTAAAGGGTGGCCTTCTAAGATAAAAATAAGGATGAGTTCAACAACAGCCTCGGAGTCACATTCTACTTCAAGGGTTCTAATATTATTACGTCACAGTTTTTTTGAGAATTTTCTGTTACCTTGGTTTTTTTAGGTAATTGAAAAAAAAGCTTTACCAAAGACACTAAAGCACGCCTGACTTTCTAATAGTAATGATTGGAAGGATCAAAACTCTTCCCAAAGGTTTTTGATTGGCACCTTTCGGGTATGCTCTCCTTTGTCATCAAATATATTACCGACGATAAGATAAACTGCATGAAACAATAAATACATAAGACATCTAAATCAAAACTCGATGTAAAAAGTTCATTTGTTCTAGATTTGTCTACGGTACATTAATATCTTAGACATGCCTACTTGACGCATGGAGCAGTATATGTCATTTGAATGTATCGATACATTAATGTCAACGGTGTATAAACTTCATGAATTCCAGTTTGACATTACCTGTGCCAAGCAGACTGAAGCTTGCTGAACGGTAGAGTAGCAGTAACCCAAAGCAAGCGGCAATTACAGAGAATACAATTTCCTTTCTCTTAATCGCATGTTGAGCATGGCCACTCCAAATGAAAACTACAACATAAAAAATCATAGCAGAAACTATAATAAAAGGAACTGCTGACCAAATCAACCCCACTACGAAAGAAATCGCCGCCCATATTGATCCTACTAGAATAGAAAATGTTGCCCAGACCAACCCTAGCAAAAACGAAAGTACCACCCAAACCAGTCCTAACAATCCTAGCAAAATCTTACGGGATGTAAAGAACAAGAGCATCATAAAAGTGATAGAGTTTTGAAATCGCTCATATCTTTCTGCACATTTCGTAGCCCAAAGAAAAATTCCCTCCAGCACTTCGCTTGCGAAAGCTGGTACAAAATGCTTGTACCAGTTCGCAACTACTGCTTCAGCTGCGACAATGTTTTTCAACACCACTTTTATATATTCCTCTACAAATATCAAAAACAACTTCGGATAAAAAAGAACAAAATGTCATAAAATGCTACTAATTTAAATTCAATATTTCCTTGTATTCTTGATTTATTTACCTCCATGGAGCAGATGGAACAGCAGATCACCACCGAAGATCTGTGAAAAGTCAAAATCGTCAAGATCTCATATCTATGGAAAGCCGCTTTCCAAAAATATGAGATCCACCGCTGGTAAAGTCGTCAAGGAGATCTCGAACAAAAATTGGGCTCAATAAAGGGAGGTCAAAGAAAAGGGTAGATCGCTAAAATCTCGTTCAAGAACGATATCTCGCGTTTGTTATGTGAAAGATGAATCCCCAAATTGCTTTCAATCCTTCATCGGTTGTGGTATACTTGTGTTGTTGGTGACGCTGGTGGTGGTGGATCGGTGTTGTTTGAGCCCAGTGAGACGCGTGGCCAAAACAGGTGTTAGTGGCGATGACTAGGAGAGGCGGCATATGAACACAGAGAGAAGAGAGCGAAAGTTTTTTGCGTCAGTTGTGGTGTCTGTGTACTAGACTACTAGTGTTTCTCACCAAACGTGAGACAGGTTTAATACAGAAAAAGCCGGGCCTGATTAAGCTGGGTATCCATTAGAAATTAAGCCCAGCTTTCACAGTCCTTAGAAACAAACATGCAGACTAACTATACACCATTGCCAGTTACACCAAATACGTACATACCACCTTGCTCCTGCGGCAATGATAAACATGAGCGCCATACTTAACCAGAGAAACAACAAATAGACATGGTGATCGATCGATTCCATGATCTAGTCGTGAATTCATTGAACACGGTCAGCTAATTTCATACCGAAACCAATTGCGCGCTGGTATGTGGAGTGAAGTAACAAAGAGACCAGATCTGATCAGTTGGATTGAGATCACGAGAGAGATGCATGTTTTCTTAGTTGGAGATCACTCAGATCAGTCTCACCCCAGATACAATGAAACAGATCAGTTTTTGAGTGAACTTTCAAAGACGATGAAAGAAGAAGGATATGTTCCTGACACGAACTCTGTCCTGCATGATGTTGAGGAGGAGCAGAAAGAGCACAACCTCTCCTACCACAGTGAGAGTCTTGCAGTTGCGTTCGGGATTATTTCTACTCGATCCACAAGGGTCAAGGGACTCCCATGCATCAAGGTTTTTAAGAATTTAAGAACATGTGTAGATTGTCATAATGCAATTTAATTATTTCCAATATTTCTAACAGAAAAATAATATTGCGGAAAACCAAACCAAGGCAACAAGTAGACGAACATAATTAAACACAATAATAATGAAAATACATGACACCAAGGACTCAAACCAGGCGAGTCTAGACCACACGAACCCCAATCCGCCCAAGAGAAGGACACGCGCCACCGCGAACAAATATTGCACCAACTTTTCAGAACAGCATCAAGCCAGATTCAGAAGCTTGGAAGAAGCAACATAATAATTTGGTGACGTACGTACGTTATCCACTGCAGAATAATTTGGTTGAAATTTCAAATTTCATTTTCAGCGGCCTGACTTTGGCAAACTTCTATAAACAAGTGAAGCCCACTCCAAGCACACCTCATCAACTGCTCTCTCCATGTAGGCACTCGAGCTTTTCTTTGGACCCCACTGAAACAAGTCCCCAAAAAAATCCTCAGACCTCATCTCAAGGAAAGAAAAAAAAAGCTTCAGGTTTCAAGGAAATAACCAATTATGATTATTTATGGATGACAATATGAATATTTATGGATGACAAACACTGATGAGAGAGATAGACAAATATCAACAATAATTATAAACAAACATGTAAAATACCCAAAACTCTATTGTTTTGTCCTTAAATTATAGCCAAACCTTTTAAAATAGACATGTGTCTCATGTTCATTGGTTATGGTCACCTTAAGGTGACAACCCCTTATCACTGAAGTCGGATTCAGATTTCAATACCTCATCACCTCAAGCAATTTAATCGAATGCAGGTTTTTTTATTTTTTATTTTATTTTTTAAAAGGTATGCTAAATTGCTAATGGTCTCGTCAATGCAATTAGTTCACATAACAAGAGATGATGAGTTTAGCATTCATGTCAACCAGTGTTTCATTTGATAACAACGTTCAAGTATGGAATCCCACAAACCGACACCTGTTCGTTATGGAATCCCGCCAGCACTTGCTGAAATTCAAATCCCAATATATTTTAGTGGCCAAGGAAATGAAACATTTTGACATGACAATCCCCTCACCCAACAAAGATTAATCTGTAGACCTAAAAAGTATTTGAGTATACCGTGTGATATCGATCAAGCAATGGCAGTGTACTATTTACATATACTTGCTCAACTACAGATAAATACTTGAACATTATACGTACCTTTTTGGAAAAGAAAATGCCTTTATCTTCTACGATCTCTTTCATGTATCTCATCACATAATATCCACACTCCACATTGGACGGTTGTTTAGGACCCTACACATACATAATCTGATAAGTATAGCAAACTGTTATCCTTACAATGATTAGTAGTAACATGTATAACCTAAGTACCTTTAGTGTTTTCCATTGAGGTATTTTCTGGTGTCCTCCGCCCCTTTTTTCATTGTACTTTTTAATCCCACTTCAACAAGGAAACGTACATATATGGAATTATTAATCTCATTATATATCTTTAGTATCTGTGCGTGAGGATAATGTGTGTGTGTCAGACATATCACAGAAGGGGAGCGAAACAAGCAGCTTAATTAGTTCATTACTTGTTGACAACAGATTTCCACCCTACTGGATATGTTTCTGAATGAAGTGGATCCATGTAGTAGCATATGTTCTTCTCTTCATTGATGATGGTCAGTGTCCAGTGGGATCTGCATATTGACCAAGAACCTAGCCATGGTAAGTAACAAGTAAAATGTTTGTTCATTTGTAATGTGGTATGGATCAAAATTAATCAAAGATTTACTTACCCACTGTTGTAAGGTACCAAAAGTATTTGCCTGGTTGACAGTTGCTGTAATCGGGTTGCCAGAACTTGTGCTTTCTCCTCAGGTGTCCCAACCGAGATGCTTGACGCGTCACAAAAGCGAAAGATACCATCTGTGTTTGATTTCTTCAGTTCATCAGATAGGTGCCTACATCAAAAATGAATCACATCAAATTTCATCATTTCCTTGTATAATTTGCTAATAAGGGGGAGTGACCATCATTATAATATAGTGAAGCTAGTCCTTAATTTTTGTGTCTTTTTTACAGTAAATTAACTAATAATTAGCAAATACGTACTGCATCAATATATTTACCTCATGTAAACATTTATGCATGTGGCCGATATAGGCTCCATTTTCTTGAATTGTATAACATCTTCTCGCAAGATGTACATAGGCTGGGCAACACCTAGGATTTCTTCCTCCATATCAACAGTTATAGTTGTACTATTTTTCATGTCACGCACTGCGTAATGGTATATGCGCTTGAGTGCATCTCCAGGTACCTCTGCTGCAGTCTTTCCCCCTCTCTAAAGTTTTTAGTGAGCAAAAATTCAGAATGTGAGATTAAGCTTTCATGTGATCATTTAAAT encodes the following:
- the LOC101303909 gene encoding sentrin-specific protease 1-like; the protein is MKNSTTITVDMEEEILGVAQPMYILREDVIQFKKMEPISATCINVYMRHLSDELKKSNTDGIFRFCDASSISVGTPEEKAQVLATRLQQLSTRQILLVPYNSGSHWTLTIINEEKNICYYMDPLHSETYPVGWKSVVNNGIKKYNEKRGGGHQKIPQWKTLKGPKQPSNVECGYYVMRYMKEIVEDKGIFFSKKWGPKKSSSAYMERAVDEVCLEWASLVYRSLPKSGR
- the LOC101303616 gene encoding uncharacterized protein LOC101303616 → MMLLFFTSRKILLGLLGLVWVVLSFLLGLVWATFSILVGSIWAAISFVVGLIWSAVPFIIVSAMIFYVVVFIWSGHAQHAIKRKEIVFSVIAACFGLLLLYRSASFSLLGTVYLIVGNIFDDKGEHTRKVPIKNLWEEF
- the LOC101297940 gene encoding probable disease resistance protein At5g66900-like — encoded protein: MDLVEGGAIGVPFSALYDVIKEVVVKTKMFKPLLVDLRSTIETLKPLIEEMEKSNKVLDHPENELRGFKVHMQKGARLIHNCSEVRWWNICKTIKYTNQLHGLKSSLGSLYDILKVQEARDVKNIETVIHRILDILVHNKNPVHGWCAVPVGATFTVGMEMPLRVLKTKLLKDETVTMLVLTAAGGCGKTTLAIEFCEDSEVKDKFKDNIFFVTVSKKSDELVVRELYLSKGSEIPTLPNGLDVGKWLKSFLTAVGENPVLFVLDDVWSGSVSLLQNFVDIKLPNSKILVTSRFRFPFGYRHSLDALKVEDATTLFKHAAFLGDRSDDIPEDIVREIVKHYKSSPLAITVVGRSLCQKSVECWLSTASSLKGASILDSETSLLHGLQSCLDALNEEGDSLRECFLDLGSFPEDQTIPAAALIDMWAELYQLKDFESINNLHKLVDRSLANLRITRKEKMQADGYYTDHFVTQHDLLRQLAIYQPKLDPDYKRRIIDKWGDNLPKCYTEQKPIKARLLSISSDGVFSTDLHNIELAAVEVLVLNFNTQNYALPEFVVKMDELKVLIVTNNGIIPAELCNIQLLGSSTNLKKIRLERISISSITKNLIELKSVTKISLFMCKVGQAFSNCSLQISAALPCLQEMNIDYCNDLVELPAVLCALVNLKMLSITNSHKLSALPEEIGNLDNLEILRLRSCTDLTMLPNSSTNLKKLKFLDMADCFSIRELPEDFGGLSSLENINMRMCSRLRELPPSVMDLEKLQKVVCDADTINLWEPFLPHLPNLRMKLVDENVNLDWLLK